aaagaagaaaaagaaattattacgATTAATTATTATAAGACAGGATGATTTTGTGTCTTTCTTCTAGGTagcattttcatcatttttataaatatttctttcatcTCGTATTGTCTCGCGTGCTTATGattcaaaatatcattttatggtTTATCGAGAATCAATTTTACAAAACTGAACTACAAaagtatcaaataaaaaaaaagatgcaaatgagagaaaaaaaattaaggtggaaaaaaaaaggcttgaaggacctaataaaaaaagatacaaatgaaaacaaaaacttgaGATGGTTCACAGTTTATATGAATAATGTTTTCATtccaagttttttaatatataatttaatactaGATAGGTAATTCATGCTACGTCGTGATCCAGGTtagattttttctaattaaaaaaattaaatttttttaattaaaaaaaaagatattcaagTGATGATAATCTAAGTTAACAcgagttaacttgactaacacACAATCCGAgatatgagatcgggataacctttaaaaaaaatcataaagctcaAAGCAAAATAATCTAATGTCAAAGGATATgattgaaagggaaaaaataaattttaaaaaagtatcatcgaagaaaaaactcaagtcaacatGGTTAGCTTAGACCAACTTACCACCCATGATAAgagatcaagataaaaaaaatagatcttttaaaaaaaaaaacatagaaaaaaaaacaaggctaAAAAAACTTGACTTAATTTGACTAACCCACATTTAAAATGACCCTACATAAAGAAAAATAGGAAAATTACAAAGCTCAAGAGCCAATAatataatgtcaaatgatgaaattgaaaaaaaataattttataaaaaaacattgagaaaaaaaactcgagttaacttaagTTAACTCGATTAACTCACTACTCGGgatataaaatcaagataaactcataaaaaagtGAAACAAATAACGAAGCTTAAGGCTCAATACTCCAatgtcaaattataaaattggacatttttttttaataaagaactTTAAAAAAAGTCCTAACTTAAACAAGgctaatatttaaaatcaataatccGGGTTATAAGATTAAAATTACTTTGTCGAAAGAtaactacaaaaaaatattgaagtaagattttcaatcataaaaaaattaaaaacaaaataaatagtaatcaaaataataagaaaaaaatctagtataaaaagtcaattgaaagaaaataattaggtattaaattgaaaaacaaaactaattaagaaaaatgacaagaaaaaataacaatcaaaagaatgaggaccaaaatttgataaaaaaattaaataaaataaaatattaagggataaaattttaaaaaatagaaaaatgataagaaaatagaaatcaaaagaattagaacaaaaaattaataaaaaaaaattaaaagtaataaaatgatgagggatgtaattgaaaaaaagtaattcaaggaaaggataaaacacaaaaaaataaaaaaggtaatcaaaagaatgatgatcaaatggcatacaaaaactaaatgaaataaaatgtctaaggataagattgaaaaaaaaaatactttaaaaagtattgaagaaaaacaaatagtaacCAAAACAGCGAGGgccaaaattgataaaaataaaaactagagaaCACAATCATTTCTTGAAATGATTGGCATGAATTTCTAGGctaggagaagaaaaaaaaaagaagaaataaaggtTACTGAAGCCCAACTATATCTCCATTATAAACACATGTTTGATGAACGCAAAAAGGACACCGTGCTGCTCCAAATATTGTCACAGACGGCACTACACGTGCTGATGCGTTCACGTatcatcaatgttttttaataatatttaattttataaaattaccaAATAATCCTTAGATCaacttgaaaataacaaaaaaaaaacataagaaaaagatgaaaaacacccttaaaaaataataaacataaacACTCTTGaaccaaggttttttttttatatagtcatTCTATCACTTCACttcattattcttaaaaaataaaaagataaaaaaatcttttttacaagtttaataattttttacttttaagagtATCAATGTAATTCTACTCTgcaaataatattgaaaagataaaaaagttatttgactgaagttaaacaattattttttttgcttctaagAACAACAAAGTTAATTtactatataagaaaatatgaaCCAATTTATCTCCTATCAATTTTGTAATTCTTCTATGGATCTCAtggaaaaagataattttacctGCAAGATTTGTTAGTTGTTTAAAAGGGTAAAAGCGTAATTGCTCTATTATATCCTGGGTCATGGTGTTTTATTAatggtttataatttttatttttattttgtaattgaaatacacacacatattatcattgtttttctaataaaataattctttaatttctttgttttaaaaaatctaatttttattttttatatttttttattgcaatttcatccattaGTTTTAttgaataactttttttttcctatctaaaatatcttttatttccaatcgattttttcaatcttatttattacgaataaaaataaaagtgcttTTCAAAAGGATCATAACAGTCAACGTTGGTCAAAACACTCATTTATGATTTTcagaaacagaaatactaacttacatatcattaaaaactataaggactaaattataatttacccCACTAACTATAACTATAAGCAAGGAATTTCCCATCTTGTTCATTACAAAAGCCTCTCCCAACCAAAacctagaagaagaagaagaagaagaagaaaggaagaagGCATCAAGAGAAATGCAGAGACTCCTTTCTCTTAGAAATGCCTCATCAAACCTCTCCAAAAAACTCACAAGCAATTCTTCACTTCTCCTCTCTCACCCTTATAAAACCTTCACAAAACCAATCCACCAGTACCAAAACCATATTTTAAGCTCCTCTCTGACAGTCCATTCATGTCAATCATATTCATACCACCATCTTCCAGCTAAAATTCTCCGTGGCTTTCtctcaaaacattttttgtcCATTTTATCGAACACCCATTTCAAGGTTTCAACCAAAAATCTCACAGATTGCAAAGTTGGCTTCTTTATAGCTCGGTTTGCTAGAGGGTATTCTTGGTCCAACCTAAGTCTTGGTTCTAATCGCCGTGGCTGgtaatttgcaatttttttgctgttgcttcttctgtttttgagAAAAATGTCAAGAAAAAGCTTGAGTTTTGGTgcgatttattttattagatgaataaaaacaattgcTGTCATTTGATTTAGATTACTTATCTTGTGAGTTGTGATCATAAAATATTCGTGATTTAGGTTAGAGAGATAAAGCATTAGCAGTAGCCAGTGGCCAGTAGCTCTGGCTCAGAAGTAGAGTACGTGTCAACTTTTGGATTGACACCTTCAAAGCCGTAGCTGTTTTCACTGTTCACAAAAGCTCTCACGCTTAACCAGAAATCTATATCTCTCTCGCAACATAGCATTTTGAAGTTAGCTTTTAAGGATGGTGATATAAGGTGGGATTTTGTATTGAGCATTTCACTTTAAGCAACCCCCTTGCTAGGAATTTCCTTAACGAAGGCTTATTACTAAATGGTCAATTTAAACCTTGCAAGAGAGGAAAACTTTACATTTAGAGAGTACTATTTTTGGTTCCGTGCATCCTAGTCCTTCAACTGGAGGATAAGAATCTCCAtcattatagtaaaaaaaaattgcctcTTATTTTCTGCATTAAACTATGCTTGTAGAAGGTGGAAGAATATTTGGTTTGGTCTATTGGAATAACATTacagttttgatttttcatttcatattaaTGCTTAAAGAACAGATGAGATTAATTAGAGTAATCCCTTATTACAAGGCATTTCTTCTTCTTAGACAAGCCATAATTCTTCATGCTTGTCAATCATTTATTTTCTGCTGTTTGTAGGAGATCATGGTTCAATCGACTATCTGCTGATAATGTGGTTCTGGGATTGATCATAGCCAATGCAGCCGTttttatgttatggaggatTGAAGATCAAAAGTTTATGATGGAAAATTTTATGGTGGGTCCTTTGTTTCTTGATTAAATGGTACCAAGTATCAGGAATAATTGACACCACGCAGATTTTGTTTGCTAAACTCATTAGGTGCTGCCCTCTCCTTAAAGTGCTGGATGCAGAAGCTAACCCTTGACAATTCTTAATAGAAGTGCAACATTTAGCTACACTATAAGCATAGTTTTTTGCATTATCGACGAAAGAATTCTACAGTggaaaaaatgtttattttcacAGAGTATGCAGTCTAATTTTCTAGCTGTAAATTGTCATGTGACTATAGAATAGAGAATCCAAGAGGAATTCTTTGAAGAATGGCACGTAAAAGATGACTCAGTGATTTAAACTCTCAGTGGTCTGTTTTAAACTCCATTGCCTACTGATTCATTTGATGTGCCCTGAGCAGATTTCATTGGACAATTTCAGAAGTGGGCGTATTCACACCCTTGTTACTTCAGCATTCAGTCATATTGATATTGGGCACATTGCGTTTAACATGATTGGACTTTACTTCTTCGGGACAAATGTATGTTCACATTCCTTggcattttttctttgttacaaCCTTTTGTTCCGTTAACCACTGCTGTTGAGTTGGttacttttttatgatttgaaaccTGATGAGTTTGGAGAATGCAAACCATACAAAGTATCATTATATTCCTTCGTTATGACTTTCATTCAAAGTTACACTTAAATATGTTATCTAGAATGATAAGTCACTGATAGGTTCTAGATTCCAACATTCTTGTATTTTATCATTGGTCCtgcagattttttttctggtatAGGCtgttaatttttcaccaattataTGTATGATGGATGGTTCATTATAGCAGATACTTTGTATAAACTATTACCTTTAATTATTATAGACGTTGTACTGGCTAGTGAAATCCAATGCTTCTTGAATATGATAAAATGTTTTCGTTTGTGCtaattgtttaaatatattgCTGAAAGTCCATAATTGAAATTGAgctaataaaattttcaaaaggacaagaaatagtttttttcatattgagactcaatcaacccaaaacCAATTTAGGATgggatatttaaaaatattctagcAAATTATTGCATTCTAGATTCTTCTTCAGTAATCGTGATGATATTATCTTATAACTTGcaacaataaaatttcataaatagtTTGCACATGCAGCATATGTCTATCTTGTTTTTGCGCATTTTCTGTTGGACGAAGTATTCTTTATCAGTCCTAAAAAATGTATTTGGCTGTGCTgtcttttgttcttttatttcttactaCCCAGATTGCAAGGACTTTTGGACCTGAATTCTTGTTGAAGTTGTATCTAGCTGGAGCAATTGGTGGCTCAGTGTTCTACTTGCTGCACCATGGCTACATGGATTTATCATCGAAGGTACAATAGTCCTAGCTACAATTCCATTATGCTCTATTATGAAGCAAGTTATGGGAATGATTACTttgatggtttttattttatgaaaatgtgCTTCACAGGAATGTAGATTTTGGCATATTTTTTACTACAGGTTAAACTATTTGACctgattttttatgaagttaacTAACAGAATAATATACAGTTGTGTGGATGATGACTTGAAAATTCCATTCCATGTGTTAATTAAAAACACATGTAATTTGTGTACTATTTGATTGTTATTGTTGGAATTCTATTTTTAGGATGCAATGATTTAATGATTTTGGCTAACCAGAAATCTTTGACTCTGTTCCCTATTTTTGCTATCTGCAGGGACAGGGAATGTGGGCGAGGGATTCTTCAAGGACTCCAGGATTGGTATGCTTTTGTAACTCTTTTTTATCAGATTTCTCTTCTTTCTATTtacatttttcttcaattattcaAGTCAAACGATGCTTGAATCCTTGTCCCTTGACTACTCTCATCATTAGTATGACATTACTGTTCATTAGGATTGTTCCTCTGATACTTTGACCCTGTGAACTAATTAATAAATAGCTAGTCGACAGCTAAATGATTGAAATGAAGGAAAATTTATCATGAAATTTGACAAATGCCAACAATAAATTCAGTGTGGCATTTTTTGGTGGCAAAATTGTTTCACTTcctgttatatattttttaaattagtttcttGACTCAGAATAATGAACAGCTTCTCCTCTCATTTCTGGCcacttttctgtgtttgttcCAGAGATAGGAGGAGAGTAACAAAACCTGGATCAGTTTTTCATCATCAAAGGTTGACTAACGAGTATGCTTGTGTCGTTTAGGGGGCTAGTGGGGCCGTCAATGCTATCATGTTGCTCGATATATTCTTGAATCCAAGAGCAACTCTATACTTCGATTTTATCATACCAGTTCCAGCAATCTTACTGGTAGGCTCCTTTCAATGAACAAACGTTTTTTTTCAACCCAAGAAATAAGTTTATTCAAGCTCATTTTCAGATGCTTACCATATTATTTTTGACAACTGTCATTCTAGGGTATCTTTTTAATTGGGAAAGATGTGTTGAGGGTAATGGAGGTACATGGATATTAATCCTATGattttttcccttccttttacaaatctttttttgaaagatttcgACCCAAAGCAAGCTAAAATGCCGgttttcacttttgtttttgcAGGGAAACAGTAACATCTCAGGATCAGCTCACTTGGGAGGTGCTGCAGTTGCAGCTATAGCTTGGGCTAGAATTAAGCGAGGACGCTTCTGACTACTGGATAAATCTACTAATTTCTGATTCAATCTCTGGTTGACCAATAGGCATTCCTTTCCAAATTTATTGCGTCTTGGGTTGCATTGCATATTGATTGATAAATTTACCATATTTCCTGACACCGTTCGTGCTTTAGTATTGTTTAAGAGATTGAAGTCTCACACTCTTCATCTCCTTTTATCTCCCAGTTGACAGGAAGAAAAATAGATGAGAAGACAATGTGGGGTCTTCCCTCTGCTAAGCTTGAGCTGTGAATAACTTAGTTTATGGGGCTAGGCTTGCAAGTTTTTAGTTTTCATTGATATCCAAAACACTAGTGGAATCTTGGCAGCTGGGAGAGACGATTCAATGTTATAAAAATAGGCCTTCCTCATGAACACCCTGAGCAGTGCCACTCTGTTTAATTTCTGTCAGCAAATGAATAGGAAAGCCAACTAATCTATAAGCGTGAGAATACAGCTTCCTCAACTTTTTTGCTTTGTCTCTCATGCTTTGTTTAATCAACTATCTGGATTGCACAAGTTTCCTATCAAAGCTCCAAGCAAAGTGAGTGGCTTTATTGGTCCACCACACGATCCCTCTTTGCTGCCAATCTCACAAATGTTTTGAGAATGTATGGCAGGGTTCTCCCAATCATAGTTACTCGCATTTTATGATCACTCTACTTATTTACCAAgttatttattaaatgaaagatacatgatttttttaaaaagataacaatatACTCTTTAAGTTGTTATTACATTATAATATTAGTAATTCTAACATAATTACATAATAATTAGTCAAGTTAATGAACGATAATATAAATCATTACTTTCTGAAGGCATAATACTTGGGAAACTAGAGAGGGTTGGTAACAAGTCGAACAAGATTTAGGATTGCGGTacgaaaaataaatatagaaaattgaaaaatatctattataaaaaaaaagagagatgattataataataataataataataataataagagggCTTCAGTGACTCACTGTGCCATCTTTTTTTTCGTTCctagaatttttttcattttagttttttaattttttttatttgatcctttaatgtttgatattaGCCATGATGATTTGGTTTTTCTACCTTCATTTGAGGATCTAACATTGTCGGGGAAGTGTTTCGTCACTTGTTGATGCTTTATTTAAagtaacaaaattaaattttattgatttaaaaaaattaaagtttcagGGATAATATTTGAAGCTTGAACAAGTGTCTAGTATAAAATCAGGAACTGGTTTACACAGTTAGGGAAGAGTtcatgtctatttttttttttgttactcaTCATTTCACTGtgtatttatttagaatttgacttaataatttgttttggttgctTAAATTTAGGGTTTCTGCAATGTCTAGGAAATATCTTGGTGCTTGGTTGATtcttggtttggaaaaataaaataaaataatattatgtaaaACAATTAAGGTTTAAGAGAgcaaaattaaatctaaaataaatatggtGGGGTAGGGTCGACAAGAAGGGCAACTTAATTGACATGTGCATTGCTCGCATGGAGGAAGCCCGCCACATTCTGGCAATGCAAGTGACTTCCTCCAAAAGTCAAACACCATCTTTTTTTGTAGTGTTTGAAGTGATGCGTTAAGGTTATTCAATAGAGACGACACGTGTTGGTAGAAGAGCGACAACGTGGTAATgacatgaattttttcttttcctccctTTTTTTCTCACGTATCTTATTGGGATTCGAGCGGGATAGGAAAAAACGAAacttgtcattttaattttatattaaattcagtccttgtttttttttattgctatttttttgctttggattccttttgaaaaattattttttaaaaaaatttcatcattcgatattaacatgattgagaatttgatttcatgattttttttaattgggtgaTCACAATCTCATGACATGACTCACAAGTTTGGAAAGTTAACATGAGTTCACATcaattgtttttagattttttttacattgattgtttttaaaaaattcatcctttaacattaagtttgttaaaaatagagttttgttattttatttgttttcatttttatgaggttatcatgatcttatgaCATAAGTTAcgggtttaacaggttagcccatattaaattgaatatatttttggatcattttttaagattgaataatttttttttatcctttaacatttggtttgtttgaaaaccaagctttataaatttgtttttgtcttttattaggttattttatTTGCACACCTGGCTCACGAGGTTTGACATATTTATTTGACTTTATTAATGCcttatttttctaggtttttttttgtgattgatttttttttatttcattcattcACATTTAGGTTGTTGAGaattttacatatttatttttttcaatttttttttatgaaattattgcTTATAACTTGGATTATAAGTTTAACATGTAAACTCAAGTTGGCtcgagtaaattttttttattttaaaaaaatttatttttttaaatattggattttcttaaaattgagttttttaatatacgttttttctttttacgcgCAGAACAATGTGATCACgttttcttttatgcattgattttttttattctttatagtacagtatttttcatgtaaattttttttcccggCCGCGACTTAGCGCGAGCCATTATCTAGTATTTCTCTGAAAGCTTTAAAATGAGCAAAAAATAAGGAAGGAGCAAAGGCACAAGACGTCTAGAAGAAGggagtaaaaagaaaagagacaaGTAGAAAGAGAGA
The Populus nigra chromosome 3, ddPopNigr1.1, whole genome shotgun sequence genome window above contains:
- the LOC133688507 gene encoding RHOMBOID-like protein 12, mitochondrial; this translates as MQRLLSLRNASSNLSKKLTSNSSLLLSHPYKTFTKPIHQYQNHILSSSLTVHSCQSYSYHHLPAKILRGFLSKHFLSILSNTHFKVSTKNLTDCKVGFFIARFARGYSWSNLSLGSNRRGWRSWFNRLSADNVVLGLIIANAAVFMLWRIEDQKFMMENFMISLDNFRSGRIHTLVTSAFSHIDIGHIAFNMIGLYFFGTNIARTFGPEFLLKLYLAGAIGGSVFYLLHHGYMDLSSKGQGMWARDSSRTPGLGASGAVNAIMLLDIFLNPRATLYFDFIIPVPAILLGIFLIGKDVLRVMEGNSNISGSAHLGGAAVAAIAWARIKRGRF